The nucleotide sequence AATAAAATTATAGCTGGATGCGGAGTACCTCTTGGATATTTAAGCAGAAAAGCAAGAGATAAATCACTTACTGGTCTTGAATTTGCATGTGGCATTCCAGGAAGTGTTGGAGGAGCTGTTGCTATGAATGCAGGAGCTTATAATGGAGAAATTTCTAATGTAGTAGAAAGTGTTCTCGTAATAGACAATAAAGGTAAAATGAAAAGGCTTTATAGGGACGAACTTCAGTTTGGATATAGATCAAGTGCTATATTGAAACACAAATATATAGCATTAGAGGTAACATTTACTTTACAAAAAGGTGATAGGGAAAAAATAGCTAATAGAATTGATGACCTTATGAGAAGAAGGATTGAAAAACAGCCTTTAGAATACCCATCAGCTGGAAGCACCTTTAAGAGACCAGTTGGACATTTTGCTGCTAAGCTTATAGAAGATAGTGGGCTTAAGGGTAAAGGAATAGGTGGAGCTCAGGTATCTGATAAGCATTCTGGATTCATTATAAATAAAAATGATGCAACTGCAAAAGATATATTAGATTTAATAAAATTTGTACAAAACACTGTAAAATCAAAATTTAATGTTGAATTGGATACAGAAGTTAGAATTATAGGTGAGGACAAATAATAGAGTGAGGAATCACATTGATTATTTAGAAGTGACTGTGATTAGAATGGACATTTACAGTCACTTTTATGCTATAATTAATTAATAAATAAGTATTGAAATTAAAACTTAACTACAAACTATATAAATAGACAAATAAAGGAGGCAAGGTTTTATGAGATTTGTTATTGTTACAGGATTATCAGGTGCAGGAAAAACACAGGCAATAAGGAGCCTTGAGGATCTTGGATATTTCTGCATTGATAATTTACCTCCAGCATTAATACCAAAATTCGCACAGGTTTGCTATGAATCAGAAAGTAAAATTAATAAGATAGCTCTTGTTATAGATATAAGAGGTGGAGAATTCTTCGACAATCTTTTTGAAAGCTTAAAGTACCTTAAAGAAGCAGGGTATAAGTATGAGATATTATTTCTCGATGCAGATAATGAGGTACTTATAAAAAGATTTAAAGAATCTAGAAGAAAACACCCTTTAGCACCAAATGGTAGAATATTAAATGGAATACAGATGGAACGTAAAAAGCTTAAGACACTATATAATATGGCTAATAATGTAATAGATACGTCTAAGCTTGCTACAAGAGAGTTGAGAGAAAAGATAAATTCAATTTACCAGGAAGAAGGTCAAATTGAGAGTAAACTTATAGTAACTGTAGTTTCCTTTGGTTTTAAATATGGAATACCAGTAGATTCTGATTTGGTATTCGATGTTAGATTCCTTCCTAATCCATTTTATATACCGGAATTAAAACGTTTTTCAGGTATAGAGAAGCCTGTTAAAGATTATGTTATGTCATTTGATCAAACGAAGGAATTTGTAAATAAAATAGAACAATTGTTAAAATTTTTAATCCCAAATTATCTAAAGGAAGGTAAAAGGCAGCTCATAGTTTCTATAGGATGTACAGGTGGAAGACATCGCTCTGTTACCATTGCAAACGAGATCTATGAAAGGCTTAAAAATGATGGCGAAACTGTTAATATAGATCATAGGGATATAGAAGAGGATATTAATAAAGGTGGTAAAAAACTATGAAATTTATTGATTGGATAAAGCCTGGCATTAAGCTTAAAAGGTGGATTATGCTTGGGGGAATGGGAGTGTTATTTATTTCCTTTGCTCTAGCAGAATTAATCACTAAGGGAAGTTATTATAATGTATATTACAAGGCTTTCTATATATTCTTAATAGTAGTCGGAGCATTTATCCTCTATATTTCTCTAACGCAAGGAATGAAGTCCATAATATCACTAATAA is from Clostridium acetobutylicum ATCC 824 and encodes:
- the murB gene encoding UDP-N-acetylmuramate dehydrogenase; amino-acid sequence: MDYFQDFIAALSNFIKKDNLKIDVPMKNHTSFKVGGPVDVLVMPEKYEEINRIIELCEKYDVNYYIIGNGSNLLVRDGGLRGVAIKLLKLNKLQIGNNKIIAGCGVPLGYLSRKARDKSLTGLEFACGIPGSVGGAVAMNAGAYNGEISNVVESVLVIDNKGKMKRLYRDELQFGYRSSAILKHKYIALEVTFTLQKGDREKIANRIDDLMRRRIEKQPLEYPSAGSTFKRPVGHFAAKLIEDSGLKGKGIGGAQVSDKHSGFIINKNDATAKDILDLIKFVQNTVKSKFNVELDTEVRIIGEDK
- the rapZ gene encoding RNase adapter RapZ, coding for MRFVIVTGLSGAGKTQAIRSLEDLGYFCIDNLPPALIPKFAQVCYESESKINKIALVIDIRGGEFFDNLFESLKYLKEAGYKYEILFLDADNEVLIKRFKESRRKHPLAPNGRILNGIQMERKKLKTLYNMANNVIDTSKLATRELREKINSIYQEEGQIESKLIVTVVSFGFKYGIPVDSDLVFDVRFLPNPFYIPELKRFSGIEKPVKDYVMSFDQTKEFVNKIEQLLKFLIPNYLKEGKRQLIVSIGCTGGRHRSVTIANEIYERLKNDGETVNIDHRDIEEDINKGGKKL